From the Lampris incognitus isolate fLamInc1 chromosome 10, fLamInc1.hap2, whole genome shotgun sequence genome, one window contains:
- the rogdi gene encoding protein rogdi homolog, with product MLNPQRSLSELPKMSAANQVERAVLEEEFNWLLKEEVHAVLKQLQDILKEASRRFSMPMPGLESQLKQENFILGSSTMDQVKGVLTLQGEALTQADINLKVAKSSQVLHFQFRDDKQWKLQQIQDARNHVNQALHLLSSRDENYHFKTGAEVNKLMDAVMLQLTRARNRLTTPATMTLPELATSGLMKMFSPPMPGDVMVNFYINLSKLCLTVYQLHVLQPNTTKNFKPAGSSVLHNPGAMFELNSNRFEVSHVHKVECVVPWLNDTLVFFTISLQLCQQLKDKISAFSSFWNYRPF from the exons ATGCTCAACCCGCAGAGATCgctgtctgaactccccaagatGTCAGCCGCTAATCAAGTGGAAAGAGCCGTGTTG gaggaggagttcaacTGGCTCCTTAAAGAAGAGGTACACGCTGTCCTTAAGCAGCTCCAGGACATCCTCAAG GAGGCATCCAGACGCTTTTCAATGCCAATGCCAGGGCTGGAGAGCCAACTCAAACAGGAGAACTTCATCCTTGGCAGCTCAAC TATGGACCAAGTGAAAGGGGTGCTGACACTGCAGGGAGAGGCACTGACCCAAGCT gacATAAACCTGAAAGTTGCCAAAAGTAGCCAAGTGCTGCATTTTCAGTTCAGGGATGATAAGCAATGGAAACTGCAGCAG ATTCAGGATGCCAGGAACCATGTCAACCAGGCCCTGCATCTGCTGAGCAGCCGGGATGAGAACTACCACTTTAAGACAGGGGCGGAGGTTAATAAG CTGATGGATGCGGTGATGCTCCAGCTGACTCGGGCCAGAAACCGCTTGACCACCCCGGCCACCATGACCCTGCCTGAGCTGGCCACCAGTGGCCTGATG AAAATGTTCAGTCCTCCGATGCCTGGGGATGTAATGGTGAATTTCTACATCAACCTGAGCAAGTTGTGTCTGACGGTGTATCAGCTTCATGTGCTGCAGCCCAACACTACTAAG AATTTCAAACCAGCTGGAAGCTCAGTGTTACACAACCCTGGGGCAATGTT TGAGCTCAACAGCAACCGCTTCGAGGTGAGCCATGTACACAAGGTGGAGTGTGTGGTGCCCTGGCTCAACGACACGCTGGTCTTCTTCACCATCTCTCTGCAGCTCTGCCAGCAGCTCAAGGACAAA ATATCTGCGTTCTCCAGTTTCTGGAACTACAGACCTTTCTAA
- the smim22 gene encoding small integral membrane protein 22 yields MEQRNLGQEVEEQLNDLVSRFQSKEFFQSDWDIASCAVFFTFIGMVLLLVSLVLIHCCCCCCCEEKPRRHKVGIDNMALEP; encoded by the exons ATGGAGCAAAGAAACCTTGGACAGGAAGTTGAGGAGCAGCTCAATGATCTGGTGTCCCGGTTTCAGTCAAAGGAGTTCTTTCAGTCTGACTGGGACATTGCCTCTTGTGCTGTCTTCTTCACCTTCATCG GTatggttcttctgctggtcagcTTGGTCCTCATccactgttgctgctgctgctgctgtgaagAGAAG CCCAGAAGACACAAGGTTGGAATAGATAACATGGCTCTGGAACCGTGA